In the genome of Candidatus Auribacterota bacterium, one region contains:
- the truB gene encoding tRNA pseudouridine(55) synthase TruB — MRERPSGFLVVNKSAGMTSHDVVAHVRRRFGYRKTGHAGTLDPMAEGVLVLGLGREATRRLGTVMAHDKEYRAVMVLGVTTDSQDAEGKVLERKEWSGVTSETIRAALEGFKGQQEQTPPMHSALKHHGQPLYRLARRGMVVPRKARPICVHELELCGFAGPEVQLRLVCSKGAYVRTLCADIGSALGCGAHLKHLVRTRVGEYSLEAAVRLDEVLRMSPEELEQKLVPVAEKG; from the coding sequence GTGCGCGAGAGGCCGAGCGGATTCCTGGTGGTGAATAAATCAGCCGGGATGACGTCGCATGACGTGGTGGCGCATGTGAGGCGCCGGTTCGGGTATCGGAAGACAGGGCATGCCGGTACGCTCGACCCGATGGCCGAAGGGGTGCTGGTCCTCGGCCTGGGCAGGGAGGCGACGCGGCGCCTGGGCACCGTCATGGCCCATGACAAAGAGTACCGTGCGGTGATGGTGCTCGGAGTGACCACGGATTCACAGGACGCCGAGGGGAAGGTTCTGGAGCGGAAGGAGTGGAGCGGCGTCACGAGTGAAACGATCCGCGCGGCGCTCGAAGGCTTCAAGGGGCAGCAGGAGCAGACACCCCCCATGCATTCGGCATTGAAGCACCATGGGCAGCCGCTCTACAGGCTGGCGCGGCGGGGGATGGTTGTCCCCCGGAAGGCGCGGCCCATTTGCGTCCATGAGCTTGAGCTCTGCGGTTTCGCGGGCCCGGAGGTGCAGCTGCGGCTCGTCTGCTCAAAAGGAGCGTACGTGCGGACGTTGTGTGCGGACATCGGCAGTGCGCTCGGCTGCGGCGCCCACCTGAAACACCTGGTGAGAACGCGCGTGGGGGAGTATTCCCTGGAGGCGGCAGTGCGGCTCGATGAGGTGCTCCGCATGTCTCCGGAGGAGCTTGAGCAAAAACTCGTGCCTGTCGCTGAAAAAGGTTGA